One part of the Acinetobacter sp. XS-4 genome encodes these proteins:
- a CDS encoding MFS transporter: MNAHQYSDQMSDVDTSISIPRRYAWLVFALTFGLLISDYMSRQVLNAVFPLLKNEWLLSDSQLGLLSGIVALMVGLLTLPLSLMADRFGRVKSLAIMAALWSLATLGCALAENYEQMFIARFMVGVGEAAYGSVGIAVVVAVFPREMRATLASAFMAGGVFGSFLGVALGGVLAQHFGWRWAFGGIALFGLVLAFLYPILVKENRINAVPQNKIRSKTQHIKSPLKTLYSSRSIIATYIGSGLQLFVGGTVIVWMPSYLNRYYGMSTDKAGVMAAVILLCSAVGTILCGMLCDYLGRNCPDRKVSLAITYCLLGCVLLFIAFAVPAGRNQLLLICLGMFIALGTNGPSSAMVANLTHNSVHGSAFATLTLANNFLGLALGPLVVGKVSDVIGLHSAFQLMPLVSIAAAAVFFYAKRHYHKDIARFEQQGITELKNHSGNQIQKCGMNNK; the protein is encoded by the coding sequence ATGAATGCACATCAGTATTCAGATCAGATGAGCGATGTTGATACGTCAATCAGTATACCTCGTCGTTATGCATGGCTTGTTTTTGCTTTGACATTTGGTTTGCTCATTTCAGATTACATGTCCAGACAAGTCTTAAACGCAGTCTTTCCTTTACTTAAAAATGAGTGGTTGCTCAGCGATAGCCAGTTAGGTTTGCTCAGTGGCATTGTCGCGTTAATGGTGGGTTTATTGACTCTGCCGTTGTCTTTAATGGCAGACCGTTTTGGGCGAGTTAAAAGCTTGGCCATTATGGCTGCATTATGGAGTTTGGCGACTCTAGGATGTGCACTTGCTGAAAACTACGAGCAAATGTTTATTGCTCGTTTTATGGTTGGTGTGGGTGAAGCTGCTTATGGCAGCGTTGGAATCGCGGTGGTTGTGGCTGTTTTTCCGAGGGAGATGCGTGCAACACTCGCCAGTGCTTTTATGGCGGGCGGCGTATTTGGTTCATTTTTGGGTGTGGCTTTAGGTGGTGTACTTGCACAGCACTTCGGTTGGCGTTGGGCTTTTGGAGGCATTGCTTTATTTGGTCTTGTTTTGGCTTTTCTATATCCAATTTTAGTGAAAGAAAACAGAATAAACGCAGTACCTCAAAATAAAATTCGTAGTAAAACCCAGCACATTAAAAGCCCTTTAAAAACTTTATATTCAAGTCGTTCAATCATTGCCACTTACATTGGTAGTGGTCTGCAACTATTTGTTGGTGGCACAGTAATTGTCTGGATGCCGAGTTATCTCAATCGCTATTACGGCATGAGTACCGACAAAGCAGGTGTGATGGCAGCGGTCATTTTGCTATGTAGTGCAGTAGGCACAATCTTATGCGGCATGTTGTGTGATTATTTGGGCCGTAACTGTCCAGATCGTAAGGTCAGTTTAGCAATTACATACTGCCTGCTCGGTTGTGTTCTTTTATTCATTGCTTTTGCTGTGCCTGCGGGACGTAACCAATTACTTCTCATTTGTCTCGGAATGTTTATTGCCCTAGGAACTAATGGGCCATCTAGCGCCATGGTGGCCAATCTTACACATAACTCAGTTCATGGCTCTGCATTTGCAACGCTTACTTTGGCTAACAATTTTCTTGGTTTAGCTCTTGGTCCTTTAGTCGTTGGCAAAGTGTCTGATGTGATTGGATTACACAGTGCATTTCAACTGATGCCATTGGTCAGTATTGCAGCCGCAGCCGTATTTTTTTATGCCAAACGCCATTATCACAAAGATATCGCACGCTTTGAGCAGCAAGGAATAACTGAGCTTAAAAATCATTCAGGTAACCAAATACAAAAATGCGGGATGAATAACAAATGA
- a CDS encoding DsbA family oxidoreductase, translated as MMIRQLHIDVFFDFICPWCLIGKRQLLIAINRFYQLHPKVKVVVHWRGVQLIPDLAAEGVPFQTFYLKRLGSLTAVRMRQEQVNKAANKVGLKIDFEQIKRMPNTAKAHRLFVKALKIGTPEQCNALLEQLFAAYFYDGLDIGNTTTLYKIAKRCGFSPELIKDLLIQDHQDFISASTGGNGVPYFIFDRASALVGAQSADALYQAMQEAMVAQGELI; from the coding sequence ATGATGATTCGGCAATTACACATTGATGTTTTTTTTGACTTTATTTGTCCTTGGTGTTTGATCGGAAAACGTCAGTTACTGATCGCTATAAATAGGTTTTATCAGCTTCACCCCAAAGTCAAAGTTGTCGTGCACTGGCGAGGTGTTCAGCTCATACCAGATTTAGCTGCTGAAGGCGTACCTTTTCAAACATTTTATTTGAAACGATTAGGTAGCTTGACTGCAGTTCGTATGAGACAAGAACAAGTCAATAAAGCTGCAAATAAAGTTGGGCTCAAGATCGATTTTGAGCAAATTAAACGGATGCCAAATACGGCCAAAGCTCATCGCTTATTTGTTAAAGCTTTAAAAATAGGAACTCCTGAGCAGTGCAATGCGTTGTTAGAACAACTCTTTGCTGCATATTTTTATGATGGGCTAGACATCGGAAATACCACCACTTTATACAAAATCGCGAAACGTTGTGGCTTCTCACCTGAGCTTATTAAAGATTTACTTATTCAAGATCATCAAGATTTTATCTCTGCAAGTACAGGAGGTAATGGCGTGCCTTACTTTATTTTTGATCGGGCTTCTGCCTTAGTTGGCGCGCAATCAGCAGATGCACTTTATCAAGCGATGCAAGAGGCAATGGTGGCACAAGGAGAATTGATATGA
- a CDS encoding Rieske 2Fe-2S domain-containing protein, whose amino-acid sequence MPFEKIPNSGERAFLKIGDKTLALFNVATQFYAIDDSCPHQGASLFSGRLEGQVIQCCAHGLRFDLTNGCLVNSAQLRVATYPVEVIEDKVFIVMGCGENHE is encoded by the coding sequence GTGCCATTTGAGAAAATACCGAATTCAGGTGAGCGGGCTTTTTTAAAAATTGGAGATAAAACTCTCGCACTATTTAACGTTGCGACTCAGTTTTATGCAATCGATGACAGTTGTCCTCATCAGGGCGCATCGCTATTTAGTGGACGTCTAGAAGGACAAGTGATTCAGTGCTGTGCCCATGGTCTACGCTTTGATTTAACAAATGGCTGTTTAGTTAATTCTGCTCAGCTCAGAGTTGCAACCTATCCCGTAGAAGTGATCGAGGACAAGGTATTTATTGTGATGGGTTGTGGGGAAAATCATGAGTAG
- a CDS encoding putative sulfate exporter family transporter, with amino-acid sequence MSSLVLKNFPQRTRELAPGFVVSSVVAAAACFLSEHYGAPVMLFALLLGMSVNFLAAESKCKAGIEFTARSVLRMGIALLGMRITLGQITALGWQPVALVVTLVIVTIAVSVIAAKILGFQKLFGMLTGGSTAICGASAALALSAAFPNHPQKEKATLFTVIGVSALSTFAMIVYPMIAKWLELSPQAAGVFLGATIHDVAQVVGAGYSMSTETGDIATVVKLMRVAMLLPVIVCAAMITRMQGADSTGERPPLLPWFAVGFLLLACINSTGWVPTMVQNGINDLSRWFLVIAISALGMKTQLKELASVGIKPILLMIGESIFLVALVLALMHFWF; translated from the coding sequence ATGAGTAGTTTAGTTTTGAAAAATTTTCCCCAGCGTACAAGAGAATTAGCACCAGGCTTTGTGGTCAGTTCGGTCGTTGCTGCGGCTGCCTGTTTTTTATCAGAGCACTATGGCGCACCAGTCATGCTATTTGCACTATTACTCGGCATGAGCGTGAATTTTTTAGCAGCTGAAAGTAAATGCAAAGCGGGGATCGAATTTACCGCACGTAGTGTGCTCAGAATGGGTATTGCCTTACTCGGCATGCGTATTACTTTGGGGCAAATTACTGCACTAGGTTGGCAGCCTGTTGCGCTAGTTGTCACTTTGGTTATTGTGACAATCGCCGTTTCTGTTATTGCCGCTAAAATCTTAGGCTTCCAAAAACTATTTGGCATGTTAACTGGTGGATCCACGGCAATCTGCGGTGCCTCTGCTGCACTGGCACTATCCGCTGCTTTTCCAAATCATCCGCAAAAAGAAAAAGCGACTTTGTTTACCGTAATTGGCGTGTCGGCACTTTCAACATTTGCAATGATTGTCTATCCGATGATTGCGAAGTGGTTGGAGTTATCGCCACAAGCGGCTGGTGTGTTTCTTGGTGCTACGATTCACGATGTGGCGCAAGTGGTCGGCGCTGGTTATAGCATGTCTACTGAAACGGGTGATATTGCCACTGTTGTTAAACTCATGCGTGTGGCAATGTTACTTCCAGTGATTGTTTGTGCAGCCATGATTACCCGCATGCAAGGAGCAGATTCAACTGGGGAGCGGCCACCATTACTGCCTTGGTTTGCTGTTGGCTTTCTACTACTCGCTTGTATTAACAGTACAGGATGGGTACCAACGATGGTTCAAAATGGAATTAATGACTTATCACGTTGGTTTTTAGTCATCGCAATTAGTGCTTTAGGGATGAAAACTCAGTTAAAAGAGTTAGCGTCTGTCGGCATTAAACCGATTCTTTTAATGATCGGCGAAAGCATCTTTTTAGTGGCATTAGTCCTCGCACTCATGCATTTCTGGTTTTAG
- a CDS encoding AraC family transcriptional regulator, whose translation MVPLAHTASLKNYLAVAQQLAINPYHLLSRVGLSQNQLNDLKQRIPVDKAITLLEDSAQMSSCDVFGLHMAEQREIADFGEISLLLNYQHTLRDALQTIVRYRNLLNNSLEIYIEEIEDTVVIREEVVTTTCGYSRQATELALGITHRFCAALLMQKWRPLSVHFTHNPPSDLTLHRRIFGCALEFGSDFNGIVCTAAELNTTNPQANLAMANHAQRYLDILQNSNESTMIFDIRKSIYLLLPMGRATIDQVAQTHGIHVRTLQRRLEEAQTSFSDLMNEVRKDLVFRYLKNLNYSLAQVSDILGYSMPSSFTRWFISQFGMSPNMWRNHNKILLN comes from the coding sequence ATGGTCCCTCTTGCGCATACCGCCTCTTTAAAAAATTATTTGGCTGTTGCCCAGCAATTAGCTATTAATCCATACCATTTATTATCACGCGTTGGTCTTAGCCAAAATCAATTGAATGATCTTAAACAGCGAATTCCCGTCGATAAAGCTATTACCTTGCTTGAAGACTCAGCCCAAATGAGTAGCTGCGATGTATTTGGTTTACATATGGCAGAACAGCGCGAAATCGCGGATTTTGGTGAAATTAGCCTTTTATTGAATTATCAACACACATTGAGAGATGCCTTACAAACTATTGTTAGATATAGAAATTTACTCAACAACTCACTTGAAATATATATTGAAGAAATTGAGGATACGGTTGTTATTCGAGAAGAAGTTGTGACCACAACTTGCGGATATAGTCGTCAAGCCACTGAACTTGCTTTAGGAATTACCCATCGTTTTTGTGCAGCGTTACTGATGCAAAAATGGCGACCATTAAGTGTACACTTCACTCATAACCCACCCAGTGATTTAACTCTGCATCGGCGGATTTTTGGCTGTGCGCTAGAGTTTGGTAGTGACTTTAATGGTATTGTTTGTACGGCGGCCGAACTTAATACAACAAACCCTCAAGCAAATCTGGCTATGGCCAACCATGCGCAGCGTTATTTAGATATTTTGCAAAATAGCAATGAATCGACCATGATTTTTGATATTCGTAAAAGTATTTATCTTCTTTTGCCAATGGGTCGCGCTACGATTGATCAAGTCGCTCAAACCCATGGTATTCATGTTCGGACCTTGCAACGTCGTTTAGAAGAAGCTCAGACGAGTTTTAGTGATCTAATGAATGAAGTACGCAAAGACCTCGTATTTCGCTATTTAAAAAATCTAAATTATTCGCTCGCTCAAGTATCGGATATTTTAGGTTACTCGATGCCGAGTTCTTTTACTCGTTGGTTCATTAGCCAATTTGGTATGTCACCAAATATGTGGCGTAATCACAACAAAATCCTACTCAATTAA
- a CDS encoding alpha/beta hydrolase, which translates to MAKFAGVEMDKIQTKATILIIPGLRDHVPEHWQTILETKLAKVRSVPPVQINKLNCENRVAAIQAQLEQIQGPVILVAHSAGVLMTLHWAAKYQRPIQGALLVAPPDLNESWPENYPSPTVLHQEGWSPLPDQELPFPSILVASTNDHLARYEAVSEMAEKWGSQLVNLGEVGHLNPASGFGYWPLAEQFIQQLDQVEQPA; encoded by the coding sequence ATGGCAAAATTCGCAGGCGTCGAAATGGACAAAATACAAACCAAAGCAACAATTTTAATTATTCCGGGGTTACGCGATCATGTTCCCGAGCATTGGCAAACGATCTTAGAAACAAAGCTAGCAAAGGTTCGCTCTGTACCGCCGGTGCAAATCAATAAACTCAATTGTGAAAATAGAGTTGCTGCTATTCAGGCACAACTCGAACAAATACAAGGGCCTGTCATTTTGGTTGCACACAGCGCGGGTGTGCTGATGACACTACACTGGGCTGCAAAATACCAACGACCAATTCAGGGTGCTCTACTTGTGGCTCCACCTGACTTAAACGAAAGCTGGCCAGAAAATTATCCAAGCCCAACCGTACTTCATCAAGAAGGATGGAGTCCTTTACCAGATCAAGAACTACCATTTCCCAGCATTTTGGTTGCAAGCACCAATGACCATTTAGCTCGTTATGAAGCTGTAAGTGAAATGGCAGAAAAGTGGGGGAGTCAACTCGTAAATTTAGGTGAAGTGGGACATTTAAACCCCGCATCTGGCTTTGGCTATTGGCCTTTAGCTGAACAATTCATTCAACAGTTAGATCAGGTTGAACAACCAGCCTAG
- a CDS encoding DUF1302 domain-containing protein yields MGHYVYLNQRNNHVLYIQKIGVSLSLIFFMSKVNAASFDIDKDWKFETKTTLSLGASWSTQDPSVSLLYRPDANKIGKQGASIDVNGDDGRMNFSKYDTISQIIRGITEVKLNGKQQGAVISTKYWYDHAYETGQGDFKPFNDSAWPRLAKFKGIDLWNAYIWKDFELDGEKNINLKLGKQTLNWGKSQFFQNGLNSVSAFDFAAINRPGGDAKERIIPTEMFSFDTSINKNLKIEGFYQFKFRPSVVDGNGIFFEISDFVPENAGPVLIAGGGDKLSDTAIRLRTYIPRAESRKAKDNGQYGIALKQTLPSLNNAELGIYYANYHSRNANFDGTAVTATGPEHFNTASYFSIYPENIKMFGLSLTGKVGTTTVFSELTHKPNQPLQLNGTDIVYAQVLSEGTPFAPPGKTVELGQYIQGYVRLPVTQFSVGATDSIFNVWGANSLTWSTEFALNHIADIGNHRIGRTGAFGRSELSTGAYNPETGDFKCTPYGTAHLTNAEIDNLNERFCNKNGFFNEWSFGYRLRGALNYQDILPSTVITPSLSFRHDVYGYSQNFQEGQMSVSAALSMTYQQKYTTEIAYNNFFGSNEFSTIDDRDFLSLTFKANF; encoded by the coding sequence ATGGGTCATTACGTCTATTTAAATCAAAGAAATAATCACGTTTTATATATTCAAAAAATAGGTGTTTCATTAAGTCTGATTTTTTTCATGTCTAAAGTGAACGCAGCCAGTTTTGATATTGATAAAGACTGGAAGTTCGAGACAAAAACGACATTAAGCCTAGGTGCCAGTTGGAGTACACAAGACCCATCCGTTTCATTACTTTACCGTCCCGACGCAAACAAAATAGGTAAACAAGGCGCTAGCATTGATGTGAATGGTGATGATGGGCGAATGAATTTTAGTAAATATGACACCATCTCACAGATCATCAGAGGCATAACTGAAGTTAAGCTAAATGGAAAACAGCAGGGTGCGGTTATTAGCACTAAATATTGGTATGACCATGCCTATGAGACAGGACAAGGAGACTTTAAACCCTTTAATGATTCAGCGTGGCCAAGGCTCGCAAAGTTCAAAGGTATTGATTTATGGAATGCCTATATATGGAAAGATTTTGAACTGGATGGTGAAAAAAACATTAATTTAAAATTAGGTAAACAGACATTAAATTGGGGGAAATCTCAGTTTTTCCAAAACGGGTTAAATTCGGTAAGTGCATTTGATTTTGCCGCAATCAACCGACCAGGTGGTGATGCAAAAGAAAGAATCATTCCAACCGAAATGTTTTCATTCGACACAAGCATTAATAAAAATTTGAAAATAGAAGGGTTCTATCAATTTAAATTTAGACCTTCAGTTGTTGATGGTAACGGAATTTTCTTTGAGATTTCAGACTTTGTGCCCGAAAATGCAGGTCCAGTTCTGATTGCTGGAGGTGGAGATAAATTATCAGATACCGCAATTCGTTTACGTACCTATATTCCGCGTGCAGAAAGTAGAAAAGCAAAGGATAATGGCCAATATGGTATTGCTTTAAAACAGACATTACCAAGTTTAAATAATGCTGAGTTAGGTATTTACTATGCGAACTACCATAGTCGCAATGCAAACTTTGATGGAACGGCTGTAACAGCAACAGGACCCGAACATTTTAATACCGCCAGTTATTTTTCGATCTATCCTGAAAATATCAAAATGTTTGGATTAAGTCTGACTGGGAAAGTTGGAACAACAACCGTTTTTAGTGAATTAACCCACAAACCTAATCAACCTTTACAACTAAACGGTACAGACATTGTCTATGCTCAAGTGCTATCGGAAGGAACACCATTTGCACCGCCGGGAAAAACTGTTGAATTAGGTCAATATATTCAAGGATATGTACGCTTACCCGTAACACAATTTTCGGTTGGAGCAACTGACAGCATATTCAATGTTTGGGGCGCGAATTCACTGACATGGTCTACAGAGTTTGCCTTAAACCATATTGCAGATATTGGTAATCATCGGATTGGTCGGACAGGCGCATTTGGCCGTAGTGAGCTGTCAACAGGGGCTTATAATCCTGAAACAGGCGACTTTAAATGTACGCCGTATGGTACAGCTCATCTTACCAATGCAGAAATAGATAACTTGAATGAACGCTTTTGTAATAAAAATGGTTTTTTTAATGAATGGTCATTTGGCTACCGATTACGTGGCGCATTAAATTATCAAGATATTTTACCCTCTACTGTGATTACGCCAAGTCTTAGTTTTAGACATGATGTTTATGGATATAGCCAAAACTTTCAAGAAGGGCAAATGAGTGTAAGTGCAGCGTTATCTATGACTTATCAGCAAAAATATACAACAGAGATTGCCTATAATAACTTTTTTGGTTCTAATGAATTTAGCACGATAGATGATCGAGATTTTTTATCATTAACATTTAAAGCTAATTTTTAG
- a CDS encoding PH domain-containing protein: protein MKFRSKIDWWLLLIFVVITANILMKIYEANHHYSLASNFPHLVIYSLIIFLIWLPIFNTYYVVENNTLMIKSLVFRWKINIDDITQIEPTHNPLSSPALSLDRLKIYYMKNGEITSVMISPKDKERFFQAINKRLY, encoded by the coding sequence TTGAAATTTAGATCAAAAATTGATTGGTGGCTTTTATTAATATTCGTTGTTATCACTGCCAATATTCTTATGAAAATTTATGAAGCAAATCATCATTATTCTTTAGCTTCAAATTTTCCACATCTCGTCATTTATAGTTTAATCATTTTTCTTATTTGGCTCCCCATCTTTAATACTTATTATGTGGTAGAAAACAACACCTTAATGATTAAGAGTTTGGTATTCCGATGGAAAATTAATATTGATGATATTACCCAAATAGAGCCTACTCATAATCCACTTTCATCTCCAGCACTCTCATTAGATCGACTCAAAATTTATTATATGAAAAATGGAGAAATTACTTCAGTGATGATTTCACCAAAAGATAAAGAACGTTTTTTTCAAGCCATAAACAAAAGACTCTATTAA